In the genome of Nakaseomyces glabratus chromosome C, complete sequence, the window gATAGAGACAGCGTTAGCTAACAGGACAGCTCTTTGATCAAAATTCATTATTTCGTTGCTCATAATTTCAGGAGGGTATATCATAGTTCCATCATTGTTCATGTAACTGCGTTGTGCATCAAATCTGATTATGTAGACACCTGTGTCAGTGAAGAACTCTCTGCCTAGCCCGACCCAATTACGATCAACACCGCCCATAATCTTACCGGACTGGTCTAAAACAGGGAATTCGAAAGACAGAAAAGGTGCATTGATCTCTCCAAATTGATTTAAaacttcatcatctgaGGTATTTGGATCTTTTTGGAAGAGGTCATATTTACGTCTCCAGACATGCCACCTCTGTATTGTTTCACCTACCATGGTACCATTATCCTCGAGCACATTAAGATCCTGTGTGACATCCTTCCCATTCCGTATCACCTGGGTCACTTGCGAGGGTATGATAGCTTTGATATGTGAGTTGATAAAGGAGAAAGGTCTTCTAATACTCATCAGTATGTTCCCCCAGTTGTCAAAGACATCTACTATAAAAGGTCTGTGTAACCGGTAAAATTGTCTCATTATGGCCTTAccaattgaaaaatcaCGTTCCATCATATATCCGATCTTGTTCCCCATTGCATCCATGATGGCGTACTTATTTGCCTGCTCATACCCTAGAAACACATTCATCAGTTCAAGTTGCCTCTCAACGATAATAGTAGGTTCATTTAGAATAGTAGTAGCGATCGGGTGGTTTATAGTGATTATGCTGGAACCGCGGTTTAAGCTCATAGTGTCATTGTAGTCATAGCCCTGACCAGCAACCTGGTTTCTCCTGGCGTGTCTCCTAAAGGATCCATTACGTATTACTTGTCTTGTGGCTGCTGAGGTGCTAAACAGCCTAGCAGCTCTCACTCTTGGTATTAGTCTCAGTCTCAGTGGCAGCATGTGTATAGTTAGTTGGACTGTGTGGATAGTTATGTTGTTTTCAATTGGAAGATTCGGTATTGATCTACAAAAGTTATGTCTTGACTTATTAACGTTGTGGCAAGCTCATCGGGCCTTCTGCAGAAGGCCCGAATGGCCTCTATGTGGGGGTGGGGCAAATCCCATATTCTTCCAGAGGACAAGATAGCAGCCACGATCAGGAACACTAAGTGCTCGATGTTTCTAGGCTTCTTGTAACGTGCTAGAGGCCCATACACATCAATTCTTGTATCATACAACGCTCACAAGTCAAATATGTAACATGAACTATATAGCGACCCAGCCTGGAACACAGACATCAAGATCACAATATGGGAGGTTGGCCGAGTGGTTTAAGGCGTCAGATTTAGGTGAGTTGAAACACTTAAAGCTTAAATTCTCTGATATCTTCGGATGCAAGGGTTCGAATCCCTTATCtctcattaattttttttttggctcCCTTCTCAGTGCCAACGACGACTTCTTCACAGGATAAGTCCAATCCTGCGAAGAACCTGATATTTCAGCAAGTGTCTTGGTAATCctatatatttttggcTTGAGCTGGATATAACAGCTGGGTAGAGTTGTAAGCAGGAGCACTAGATGTTAAGAGTTGGAAAGAGGCTGATCTGGAAGGGCGTTCGTGGTATCCATGTGGTTCCCAAGCTGCCCAATGGGCAGGAGTTGAGTCGGCGAGGTATTCCCAAGGTGCTGAGCAAAGACGGGTTTGATCTAGTTTGGAGTCAGCAGCAAGGGTATGTGTGTGACAAGCTGACGCTTGCCACCGCGGGCACGAGTCTGGAGTCGTACTTGCCGTTTCATATACTGTTGAAGACGGCGAAGAACCAGCACCAGAGCCACATCTTCAACCTCGCCTCTGCGGCGCATAATAACCACTTGTTTATAGAGAACATACTGCCTGTGACGGAGGAAGGTAGTGCGCTGAGCGAGACCAATAAGCCCTCGAGGCTTCTGGAGGCCAGGCTAGTGGATTCGTTCGGGCACGGGTGGGACCAAGTGAAGGAAGAGATGGTCAAGAGTGCTACTGACAACGTCATTGGCGAAGGTTGGCTGTTCTTGGTTGAGAACAGCAACAAGGAGCTGCACATACTCACGATACAAAACAATGGTACCCCTTACTACTTTCCTAGGAACCAGCTGTTTGACATGAACAGCGCCATAAGACCAGAGGAGTACCAGCATACTAAGAGCGTGAAAGAGCTTGTAGACAAGGCCTCTGAGCTTGGCAAGAAGGTTGACGATTGGACCATGCCTCTGATCTGTGTGAACCTTTGGGATCACGCCTATTTGGCAGACTACGGGGTACAGAACAGAGCCAAGTATGTCAGAAATGTGTTGGACAACTTGAACTGGTCTGTGGTCAACAACAGACTGTTCACTGACCCAGTTGCATAGAAGCTGATTGAAAGCCTAACACATGTAAATAACAAAACAGCGTGTATATATAGTATTAAGTACAtttcaaaacaataaaaaaagcGTAATATAGAGAAATCATTATCTTTACTCTGTCTATGGTAATTTGAGAACCAGCTGACAGTAGTATGGTCATACAACTTTCAATGCCACTGGTGTTCCGTGCTCATCTTTCATCAGTGTCGCTCTGTTCCGGTTACACAGCGGTTTCAAGCAACGGTGCAGCAGGGGCAAGGGCATAGAGTGGAACTCCCAGTCCGCGGTCTCGTCGCTCTCCGTCAGCTCATAAAGAGTCACAACCTGGTTCAGCTTTCCGACGGTTTCGAACCATTGCAGGATCAAAGAGGCCCAGGAGTCCAGCGTCCGCCACAGCACGTAGTAGCTGGCGCGGCCCTCTGTGACCAGGGCCACGCCTCTGGTGGCCATCACCGACCATATCTCATCGATAAACAGCGGCGGCACTGCCCTGTTGATCTCCTCGTTCTTGAACAGGCTGCGGCCAGCTTCGTTGCCGGTAGTAGTGCCACCATCGGCACCGTCATCGGCATCGCTGGCGTCGCTCTCCCTGACGGGTACACCGTCCTTGCCGAGCTCGAAGACCCGGTGGGACTTGCACCACTCGGTGAGGATGTCTATCCAGGTGTCTATCTGCTGCTTGCGGACCAGCGAGTTGGGCTGCCGGGTGTATAGCGGCGGGAAGGCGTATATCGAGGGCATCCGTGATGTGAGGGCTGTGTCTAGGGGTGGTGAAAAGGCGATGTGTTGGCAAGGCTGTGTGTAGTGGTATGCGAGTATCGGAGCTTATGTGCACTTGATATAGGGTGCAGGTTATGCAGGTTACGTGAGGGTGAGTGTGCTTCTACTGTAGAGGTTAAAATGTGCTCAAAAAAGTGAGCAAAAATAGGCCTCTCGGCAGGGGAGCTTGCGGGTGGGCAACTTGTGGGCCTGGGTTGGTAGAGTATAAAAGGGATAAAGGGTTTGCAGTATAGTTCGTTACTAAAACTTTATGTACTTTATGTAGAATATATGGCGTCTTTAGATTGTTCGTCAAAGTCTTGGGCTGAGAGTCACAGTGGCACTTGCACTTGCGGTGGCACTTGCGCTGGCACTTGCGCTGGCAGCTGGTGGTAGTTAGTTGGTTAGGCCGATGACACCGCAGGCTGGTCTTGGGCCAGCGTTACCAGTCTTCAGGGACTCCTCGTTACCGCCCTTGCCGAGGTCGTCAGTACCGGCGTGGACGACGACGGATCTGCCGACGACGGAGGTAGGGCCGATCAGCTTGACGAGGCTGTCGGTGATGACACCCTTGGCGACACCCTGGGCGTCGGTCTTGATGTTTCCCAAGTCACCGACGTGTCTGTTCTCGTCCTGTGGCGCACCGTGGGTCTTCTTGAAAGGGTTGAAGTGAGGGCCAGCGGAGACACAGCCGTTGGTAACGTCACCGAACTCGTGGATGTGGAAACCACGCTCAGCGTTAGGGTCGTTGCCTGCAATCTCGTAGGTGATAGTGGTAGGGTCCTGTTCGGAGGCTTGCTCCAAAGTAACCACACCGGAGACACCGGCACTTCCTCTCAAAACAGCAACAGCTTTAACCATTTTCTATTGTAGTAGTCTTTTTATTTGGTATGTTAGTAAAGGGTTTTGTATAACTCTGAGAGCCTTGGCGATGTAGAGTAGTGTCCCACCATTGGAACCTATTTATATTAGTAATTGCCATCCGTGCCATCCTTGCGAACCCCAGTCGGTATCGCTGTGAGGTGTGAGGTGTGAGGTGTGATGGGAGGTGACCTGCCATACTGTGTGCAGTTTGGAACGTCCATTCTTGGGTGGGTAGACTTGTTGTAGACTTGTTGTAGAGTGTAGACTTGTTGCAGAGGCATCATGAGACCCTATGTTTTGAGTTATTTGTAATCCAAGTGTGGTGCAGGGATGTCTGGTGTAAAACTCGCTGTAGTGTATGGGTTTTACCcaacaataaaatattttttttttcaattttccACCTGTATGGAATATAGACTCCGGCTACGTACACAGCGACCTGTAAGGGGTGTG includes:
- the AIM25 gene encoding Aim25p (CAGL0C04631g~Ortholog(s) have role in cellular response to heat, cellular response to oxidative stress, chronological cell aging, negative regulation of autophagy of mitochondrion and mitochondrion localization), with the protein product MLPLRLRLIPRVRAARLFSTSAATRQVIRNGSFRRHARRNQVAGQGYDYNDTMSLNRGSSIITINHPIATTILNEPTIIVERQLELMNVFLGYEQANKYAIMDAMGNKIGYMMERDFSIGKAIMRQFYRLHRPFIVDVFDNWGNILMSIRRPFSFINSHIKAIIPSQVTQVIRNGKDVTQDLNVLEDNGTMVGETIQRWHVWRRKYDLFQKDPNTSDDEVLNQFGEINAPFLSFEFPVLDQSGKIMGGVDRNWVGLGREFFTDTGVYIIRFDAQRSYMNNDGTMIYPPEIMSNEIMNFDQRAVLLANAVSIDFDYFSRHSNHGGFVSFGSYE
- the RSM26 gene encoding mitochondrial 37S ribosomal protein mS42 (CAGL0C04697g~Ortholog(s) have structural constituent of ribosome activity, role in cellular response to drug and mitochondrial small ribosomal subunit localization); amino-acid sequence: MLRVGKRLIWKGVRGIHVVPKLPNGQELSRRGIPKVLSKDGFDLVWSQQQGYVCDKLTLATAGTSLESYLPFHILLKTAKNQHQSHIFNLASAAHNNHLFIENILPVTEEGSALSETNKPSRLLEARLVDSFGHGWDQVKEEMVKSATDNVIGEGWLFLVENSNKELHILTIQNNGTPYYFPRNQLFDMNSAIRPEEYQHTKSVKELVDKASELGKKVDDWTMPLICVNLWDHAYLADYGVQNRAKYVRNVLDNLNWSVVNNRLFTDPVA
- the VPS25 gene encoding ESCRT-II subunit protein VPS25 (CAGL0C04719g~Ortholog(s) have structural molecule activity), which codes for MPSIYAFPPLYTRQPNSLVRKQQIDTWIDILTEWCKSHRVFELGKDGVPVRESDASDADDGADGGTTTGNEAGRSLFKNEEINRAVPPLFIDEIWSVMATRGVALVTEGRASYYVLWRTLDSWASLILQWFETVGKLNQVVTLYELTESDETADWEFHSMPLPLLHRCLKPLCNRNRATLMKDEHGTPVALKVV
- the SOD1 gene encoding superoxide dismutase SOD1 (CAGL0C04741g~Cytosolic copper-zinc superoxide dismutase), which gives rise to MVKAVAVLRGSAGVSGVVTLEQASEQDPTTITYEIAGNDPNAERGFHIHEFGDVTNGCVSAGPHFNPFKKTHGAPQDENRHVGDLGNIKTDAQGVAKGVITDSLVKLIGPTSVVGRSVVVHAGTDDLGKGGNEESLKTGNAGPRPACGVIGLTN